In Pasteurella multocida subsp. multocida OH4807, a genomic segment contains:
- a CDS encoding hypothetical protein (COG2262 GTPases): protein MLNKSISSAVDSNQKSTALSSHSVPASGLSLPVPVSDQAIIVHCFLSQNRNEDDLTEFCLLAKSANVTLLTTITATRATPQAKYFVGTGKAEEIADAVKIYNASVVLVNHSLTPAQTRNLETICQCRVVDRTGVILDIFAQRARSHEGKLQVELAQLKHLSTRLVRRKTGLDQQKGAVGLRGPGETQLETDRRLIKVRIAQLQNRLTKVEKQRHQNRQTRQKADIPTISLVGYTNAGKSTLFNQITQANVYAADQLFATLDPTLRRLTLQDVGTTILADTVGFIRHLPHDLVSAFKSTLQETTEASLLLHVIDAADPRRLENIEAVQEVLTEIKANEVPTLLVYNKIDQVEDLVPHIDYDNQNRPIAVYLSAQTGEGINLLLAAIRERLKNEILTLSLILPTYAGKIRHHLYQLDCIRNEQINEQGEFVLSIIIDKIAWQKLVKQFSDLERFIQSRNV from the coding sequence ATGTTAAATAAATCGATTTCAAGTGCGGTGGATAGTAATCAAAAATCCACCGCACTTTCTTCTCATTCTGTACCAGCCTCAGGACTTTCTCTTCCCGTACCGGTGAGCGATCAGGCAATTATCGTACACTGTTTTTTATCTCAAAATCGTAATGAAGACGACTTAACAGAATTTTGTTTACTCGCGAAATCGGCGAATGTCACCCTTTTAACGACAATTACAGCCACACGTGCAACACCTCAAGCGAAATATTTCGTGGGAACAGGAAAAGCCGAAGAAATTGCTGATGCCGTTAAAATTTACAATGCTAGTGTTGTCCTTGTTAATCATAGCTTAACACCTGCACAAACACGCAACTTAGAAACCATTTGCCAATGTCGTGTCGTGGATCGTACAGGGGTAATTTTAGATATCTTTGCACAACGCGCACGTTCACATGAAGGAAAATTACAAGTTGAACTGGCACAATTAAAACATTTATCAACTCGTCTCGTACGACGTAAAACGGGATTAGATCAACAAAAAGGTGCTGTTGGGTTACGTGGTCCAGGTGAAACACAATTAGAAACAGATCGCCGCTTAATAAAAGTTCGTATTGCACAACTACAAAACCGTTTAACCAAAGTCGAAAAGCAGCGTCATCAAAATCGCCAAACTCGTCAAAAAGCGGACATCCCGACTATTTCATTAGTTGGTTATACTAATGCAGGGAAATCCACGTTATTTAATCAAATTACTCAAGCGAATGTTTACGCAGCAGATCAACTCTTCGCAACGCTCGATCCGACCTTGCGCCGTCTCACACTTCAAGATGTTGGTACAACGATTCTAGCTGACACAGTTGGCTTTATTCGCCATTTACCACATGATTTAGTCTCTGCCTTTAAATCAACTTTACAAGAAACAACAGAAGCCAGCTTGTTATTACACGTCATTGATGCTGCAGATCCTCGCCGCTTAGAAAATATTGAGGCAGTGCAAGAAGTACTTACTGAAATTAAAGCTAACGAGGTTCCAACACTGCTTGTTTACAATAAAATTGATCAAGTCGAAGACTTAGTACCACATATTGATTATGATAACCAGAACAGACCAATTGCGGTCTATCTTTCTGCTCAAACAGGAGAAGGAATCAATTTATTGTTAGCGGCTATCCGTGAACGATTAAAAAATGAAATCTTAACTCTATCGTTAATTCTCCCGACTTACGCGGGTAAAATCCGACATCACCTCTACCAACTAGACTGTATTCGTAACGAGCAGATTAATGAGCAAGGCGAGTTTGTCCTATCGATCATAATCGACAAAATAGCGTGGCAGAAATTAGTCAAACAATTTTCTGATTTGGAACGATTTATCCAGTCGCGCAACGTATAA
- the miaA gene encoding tRNA delta(2)-isopentenylpyrophosphate transferase (COG0324 tRNA delta(2)-isopentenylpyrophosphate transferase): MSPNKPLAIFLMGPTASGKTDLAIQLRQTLPVEVISVDSALIYKGMDIGTAKPTPAELALAPHRLIDICDPAESYSAANFRQDALREMEEITAQGKIPLLVGGTMLYYKALLEGLSPLPSANEILRAQIEERAQQQGWVALHQELTRIDPISALRINPNDSQRINRALEVFYLTGKSLTELTEQKGESLPYQILQFAIAPKDRTILHDRIALRFHKMIESGFQQEVEKLYQRADLHPDLPAIRCVGYRQMWEYLRGDYDHTEMVFRGICATRQLAKRQITWLRGWKHDIEWLDSLAIEKSKQIIINLLLKKNENQGQK; encoded by the coding sequence ATGTCACCAAACAAACCACTCGCAATTTTTTTAATGGGTCCCACGGCCTCAGGGAAAACGGATTTGGCGATTCAACTACGCCAAACTTTACCAGTCGAAGTCATTAGTGTCGATTCTGCATTAATTTATAAAGGGATGGACATCGGTACTGCTAAACCCACACCGGCAGAGCTTGCGTTAGCTCCACATCGTCTGATCGATATTTGTGATCCAGCTGAAAGTTATTCTGCGGCAAATTTTCGCCAAGATGCACTACGAGAAATGGAAGAAATTACTGCGCAAGGGAAAATCCCCTTACTTGTTGGTGGGACCATGCTGTACTACAAAGCGCTACTTGAAGGTCTCTCTCCACTCCCTTCTGCCAATGAAATACTCCGTGCTCAAATTGAAGAACGGGCACAGCAACAGGGTTGGGTAGCACTGCATCAGGAACTAACACGTATTGATCCAATTTCAGCTTTACGGATTAATCCCAATGATTCACAACGAATTAATCGGGCACTAGAGGTCTTTTATCTAACGGGGAAATCACTCACAGAACTCACAGAGCAAAAAGGAGAAAGTTTACCTTACCAGATTCTTCAATTTGCGATTGCTCCAAAAGATCGGACAATATTGCATGATCGCATTGCTTTACGTTTTCATAAAATGATTGAGTCTGGCTTCCAACAGGAAGTTGAAAAATTATATCAACGTGCTGACTTACATCCAGATTTACCTGCAATACGTTGTGTTGGTTATCGTCAGATGTGGGAATATTTACGCGGAGATTATGACCATACAGAGATGGTCTTCAGAGGGATTTGTGCAACGCGTCAACTCGCTAAACGCCAAATCACATGGCTAAGAGGTTGGAAGCACGACATAGAATGGTTAGACAGTTTAGCCATTGAAAAATCTAAACAAATTATCATCAATTTACTCTTAAAAAAGAATGAAAACCAAGGTCAAAAATAA
- the hfq gene encoding RNA-binding protein Hfq (COG1923 Uncharacterized host factor I protein), whose protein sequence is MAKGQSLQDPYLNALRRERIPVSIYLVNGIKLQGQIESFDQFVILLKNTVNQMVYKHAISTVVPARSVSHHNNNSSQQNYQQTQEQQADSNIEKAE, encoded by the coding sequence ATGGCAAAAGGACAATCTTTACAAGATCCTTATTTAAACGCGTTACGTCGTGAACGTATCCCTGTTTCGATTTACTTAGTAAATGGGATTAAATTACAAGGACAAATTGAATCATTTGACCAATTTGTTATTTTACTCAAAAATACTGTTAATCAAATGGTGTATAAACATGCCATCTCGACTGTTGTCCCAGCTCGTTCAGTGTCTCATCATAATAACAATAGTTCTCAACAAAATTATCAACAGACACAAGAGCAGCAAGCTGATTCAAATATAGAAAAAGCGGAATAA